GCATATAACGAAGAACGTTTTATTGCAAAGACAATTCTTGGTGCAAAAAGGTATTCTGATTCAATTTTAGTCGTTGATGATGGCTCTTCAGATTTGACAAGTGAAATATCACAAGCCCTTGGAGCAAATGTCATTGTTCACGAAATAAACAAGGGATATGGTGGAGCATTAAAGACAATTTTTACTGAAGCCTTCAATCAGGATGCCGATTTTCTGGTGATAATTGATGCAGACGGCCAGCACAATCCTGAGGAGATACCAATGCTTTTGAACTCATTTAAATTATCGAGTTGTGATCTTGTTATTGGTTCCCGTTTCTTAAACAGTGCCAAAAAATCAATTCCTTTATATCGGAAATTTGGCATGAAAATTCTTGACACTGCAACAAATATGGCAGCATCGAAATGCATGTGCTCTGTATCTGATTCACAAAGCGGTTTTAGAGCATATAATAAAAAAGCAATACGGGCAATAGCACCAAATCTTTCCGGAGATGATATGTCTGCAGGGTCTGAAATACTTCTTTTAGCAAGTGAGGCAGGTCTTCAGTTATGTGAAGTGCCAATTAAGGTTCGATATGATATTGAGGATACGTCATCTGAAAACCCGGTGAAACATGGACTTTCTGTCCTTTCAAAGATTGTCGGTTTTATAAGCTTCAAAAAACCTCTTTATTTCTTTGGACTTCCCGGAGGATTTCTCTGTCTGTTAGGATTTCTTGCGGGACTGTACACTGTTGGTGAATATCACACTGCAGGAACATTTCACTATGTAGTATTTCTGCTTGCAATTCTGATAATGGTTTTTGGAATGCTTTTGTTTACATCGGGGCTTATTTTGAACTCGATTGTGAGACTTATGAATTCTAATAATCATTCTATAGATTAATATAATTTTGAGAAGTGAGCAATTAATGGAATCACAAAAAATCTTAGTTACAGGTGGAGCCGGGTTTATTGGAACAAACCTTGTTAATGAATTAAGAAACAGGGGTCATGAGGTTCTCGCTCTTGATCTCTTAAATAATGAGAGAAATGGCTACATCCGTGCTGATGTGAAAAATTATCGGCAGCTTGAGAGTGTTGTTAAATCTGATAAATTTGACTATGTTTATCATCTTGCAGCAGAGTATGGACGTTGGAATGGTGAAGCATACTATGAGAATCTCTGGCAGACAAATGTCATTGGTACTAAACATATGCTAAGACTTCAGGAAGAACTGAAATTCAGGATGATCTTTTTTTCAAGTGCTGAAGTATATGGAGATTATATGGGGAAAATGTCTGAAGATGTAATGGAAAAAAACCCAATTATTGACACTTATCAGATGAATGATTATGCCATAACAAAATGGGCGGGAGAGCTTATGTGTATGAATTCTGCCACAATGTTTGGTACTGAAACGGTACGTGTAAGACCTGTCAACTGCTATGGTCCGGGTGAGCATTATACTCCATATCGTGGTTTTATTCCTAAATTCATTTATCATGCACTCTATAATAAACCCTATATGGTTTTTAAAGGCCATAAAAGAATTATTGATTTTGTAGAGGATTCCTGCAGAACATGGGCAAATATTGTTGATAATTTTATACCTGGAGAAGTTTATAACGTGGGAAGCCGCCCTGAATGGGAAATGGACATTAAGAGTTATTCTGATCTTATTTTAAAGGCAGTCGGCAGAAACGATTCTTTAGTTACATATGAGGAGTCGGAGCCTTTTACAACCAAAGTCAAAACAATGGACTTTTCAAAGGCAGTCCGTGATTTAAAACACAATCCCATAGTTTCTCCTGAAGAAGGAATAAAGCGTACAGTTGAATGGATGAAATGGTATTACAGAATTTCAGAGTGATGCAGAATGGATAGAGTAGAAGATTCTTTTATTAATAAAACAGTGCTTGTAACAGGCGGTGCTGGTGCAATAGGCGGTAATTTAGTCCGAAAGTTGATTGATCTTGATACAAAAAAGATCACTATTCTTGATAACCTTTCTTCATCATATGAATGGAATATTCCTAAAAGTGACAAAGTCCAGTTCATTAAAGGAGATATTCTTGATGATGTAAAATTAAAATGGGTTTTTAAATCAAAACCTGACATTGTATATCACCTTGCGGCACATTTTGCAAATCAGAATTCTGTTGATAAACCAGAAACAGATTTAATGATCAATGGTCTTGGTATATTAAAGGTTCTGGAATATGCACAGCTTTGCGATGTTGAGAGATTTATTTATTCGTCATCCGGCTGTGGAGTATATGGCCTGGATTCGAAGATGCCATTTGAAGAACATGATGTTTCAATAAATCTGCACACACCTTACCAGGTAACAAAACTTCTGGGAGAACTTTACACAAATTATTATCATAATCTCTATAATCTTCCTATAGTAAATGCAAGATTTTTCAACTCTTTTGGTCCGGGGGAAGTTCCGGGTAAATACCGGAATGTTATTCCTAATTTCTTCTACTGGTCAATGAAAGGTCTACCACTTCCAATTACAGGTACTGGGGAGGAAACCCGTGACTTTACTTACGTTGGCGATATAACAGACGGTCTGCTTGCTATGGCACATTATGAGAAAGCAATTGGTGAGGCTTTCAATCTTGGTGCAAGCCGGGAGATTATGATAAAAGACCTTGCATCGTGGATTAATGAGCTGACAGGTAATGATGCCGGGATAAACTTTAAAGAAAGACGTGACTGGGACGCAAAAAGCCGTCTTTTATCCTGCATCAACAAAGCCGGAAATGTTCTTAATTACAAGCCAAAGGTTGAATTTAGGGATGGCCTGAAGGAGACCCATCAGTGGTTTGTTGACAACTGGGACAACATTCAGAAATTTGCTGAATTTTAACTATTTGCTATTTTTAAGAGAGAATTAGTTAAACATAAAAATGGGCATGATATGAAAGATACAAAGATATCACTAATAAATCTACCGAGGAATTCTAGATATCCTCAACCTCCTCTTGGATTGGCTAGTCTTGCAGCTGTTTTAGAAAAAGAAGAATTTTTTTCTGAAATAATTGATTCAAATGCTTTAAACTTATCAATGGATGATATTGCAGAAAAAACAAGAAATTCTGACATTGTTGGAATATCTGCAATGACACCTTCAATAAATATTGCTATAATCTTGGCAAAAAAAATTAAAGAGTTAAATCCCAAAGCAATAGTTATACTTGGTGGGCCGCATCCTACAATACTTCCTGAAGATACTCTTAGAAAAAGTGAGAGTATTGATCTAGTTATTAGGGGAGAAGGAGAAAATACGATATTAGAAGTTGCTAAATCAATTGAGAATAAGAAGTCTTTCAATAATATACTTGGAATATCTTATAAACTTGGAAATAATATTCAGAACAATCCAAATAGAGAATTGATAAGTGATTTAGATTCATTACCTTTTCTAGCGTACCATCTTCTTCCACTTAAAAAATATAAATTTCATCCACCCCATGGTAGAAAAAGAGCACATATGGCTATGCTTACAAGTCGTGGTTGCCCATATAAGTGTACCTTTTGTTCAAAATCAGTATTTGGAGATATTCCTCGGTATCAAAGTCCAAACAGAATTGTAAATGAAATTGAATACCTTTATGATAACTTTAATGTAAGAGAAATTGATTTTTATGACGATACATTTACCCTTAGAAAAGAGCGTGTAATTGAATTTACTCAGGAATTGAAAGAAAGAAATCTAGATATTGAATGGACATGTGAAGCCAGAGTAAATTTAATCAATCAGGTTCTATTAAATGCAATGCAGAAATCAGGTTGCTACTTAGTTTCTTTTGGAATTGAATCTGGCAATCAACATATTCTTAATACACTTAATAAAAAAATCACTTTACGACAGATACGAAATGCAGTCGAAATAACACATCATGCAGGTATTGAAAGTGTGGGATACTTTATGCTAGGGTCGCCTGGTGAAACACCTGATACAATACGAAATACAATTGATTTTGCAAAAAGCCTCCCTTTAGATTATGTACAATTTTCTATAGCAACTCCTTTCCCTGGAACTGCATTTTACGACGAATACATTAAATCGCATGCGATTAGTGAGAATTGGGAAGATTTTATATATGCCAACCTTGACTCTGGCAAACAACCTGTATTTGAGACTGAATTATTATCAAAAAATGATTTGAGCATGCTTAATGATCAAGCATATAAAGAGTTTTACTTGCGATTATCTTATTTTAAACAAAGAATCATGAGTATTCATAGTCTAAACGATTTAAGAAATAATTTTGGTGGTGCTAAAATGTTAATTAATATGATCAGGAGATAAAATGAACATTCTTTTTATTCATGAAGTGGATTACAATAAAAAAGTCATTTTTGATATGCATGAACTTGCTGAATCGTTATCTGTACTAGGACATTCAATATATTTAATTGATTACCAAGATACGTGGCAACGAGAAAATTTGATAGATTTTGGTTATATCAAAACAAAGGAATTTTCAAACAAAAAAAGAATCTATGATGAAGCATCTATTTGTTTAATTCGGCCTGGTTTTTTTAAAATTCCTGGTTTTGATCGATTTTCTGCTATGATTTCACATTATTATGCAATAAAGAGCACAATTAAAAAGTATAATATTGACGTAATTATTTTGTATTCTGTCCCTACTAATGGGATACAATCAATATTACTTGCAAAAAAATATGAAGTTCCTGTTGTCTTCAGGTCTATTGATAATCTTCATGGACTAGTAAAATCTAAAACATTGAGTAAATTTACATTTTATTTTGAAAAATATGTCTATAAAAACGTTGATTGCATAATTGCATTAACGCCAAAACTTGCAGATTATGTAATAAATTTTGGTGCTAAAAAAGAAAAAGTGAAACTACTTCTATTTGGTACTGACACAAAAAAATTTCATCCATCAATTGACGTATCTGAACTCAAAAATGCAATGCATATAGGTAGTAGTGACAGAATTATAATATTTATAGGGACATTTTTTGATTTTTCTGGGTTAGATCTATATGTTCGAAAATTTTCTCAGGTAGTAAAGGAAATTCCAGAAGCAAAACTTATACTTGTTGGTGGAGGCCCACTATTTGAACGTGTAAAATTACTGATTAATGAATTAAATTTGACAGAATGTATATTATTGACTGGATTTCAGCAATTTGAATTAATGCCAGAATTCATCAATCTTGCAGATTTATGTATAAATCCATTTCAGATTAATGATACAACTAGAGATATAATCCCCGGTAAGGTTTATCAATATTTAGCTTGTGCAAAACCAGTTTTGGCAACTCCTTTGCAGGGCATGAAAGAATTATTGCCCAATGAAAATTATGGTATAATATATTCAGATATTGATGATTTTGCGAAAAATACGATAAAAATTTTAAAAGATGAAAGTGCTTTAAAAAAAATAGGGATTGCTGGATTTAGACATTGCATTGAAAATAATGATAAGTTAAGTATTGTTAAACAATTAGAGCAGATTATATGCGATCTTGAATGTTATAGTAAGTCTGTGGAGGTTAATAACAATGAATACTGATTATCGAGCATTTATTACAAAAATCACGGATTTAGAAAAAGATGTTTCAAATAGCCTTGATCATATTGAATGGAAAAATCAAATCTCAAATGACAGTTTAGTATTTGTAAAACCAAACTTTACATATCCATTTCATAAACCAGGTATAACAACAACTCCTGAACTCCTTGAAATTTTATTGGCTAAACTTAAAGACAGAGCTGATAGGGTCATTATTGGAGAATCTGATGGTGGAAATCATTCTTTCTCAGCAGATGATGGATTCAAGGGTCATAACATGTACAAAATCTGCAGTAATACAGGTACTGAACTCGTGAATCTCTCAAAGATTCCTGCTACATATGTTGAAGATAAAATTCTAAATAAAAAGGTGAAGGTTCAGGTCCCAGATATTCTAATAAATGATGTTGATTGTTTTATCTCTGTTCCAGTTCTGAAGGTACATGCAATGACAACTATCACATTAAGTATGAAGAATCTTTGGGGATGCTATCCAGATACAATGAGAGGGTTATATCATAAGAATCTTGCTTATAAATTGACTCTCTTAACAAAGTTATTAAAACCCCAAATTATTGTGATTGATGGCATAAATGCACTTAACAAGCATGGACCAATGCATGGTGAAGCTGTTAAATCTGATCTCTTAATATCTGCGAATAATCCTGTTGTTGCTGATTCACTTGGAACTTCATTGATGGGGTTTCAGGTTAATGATATTGAGCACATTAAGATTGCAGAGAGGGAGGGACTTGGAACAACAGAATTGAATGAAGTCAGATTCAATCAAGACTGGAAACAATATCAGATGAAATTTAGTGTGAATAGAACCTTGATTGATTCTGTCTCTATATTACCATTTAATAGCGAATGCATGGCTAAAATTGTGATGGATTCACCAATTAAACCTATTATATATGGTATTGCAACAAAGTTGAAAAACAAGGATGAAGAAGTTGTAAATCAGGATTTGAAGAGAGTATCTAAATGAAGATATTACATGTTATTCAATTTTTTTCTCCTTCATTTGGTGGCTCAGTTATGATTCCATATCATCTATCAAATGGGCTTGTCAAAGAAGGACATGATGTTACTATTATAACTTCTGATTATAATTATGATTCTGGATTTGCTCAATCTCTTAATGGTGTTGAAGTGATACCTTTTAAGGTGGTTATAAACTATGGAATGTTTTTCTATTCTCCAGAAATAAAAAAGTGGTTAAAGGACAATCTTCAGAAATTTGATATCATCCATCTTCATAATTTCAGATCATACCAGAATGTTGTTGTTAGTAGATATGCACACAATTATGGTATCCCCGTTATTATTCAACCACATGGTTCATTCCCAAAGATTATTGAAAAAAAATGGTTGAAATATCTCTTTGATATAGTCTGGGGAAAAAATCTAATAAAACTTGCAAAACAAATTGTTGCTGTTTCACAAAGTGAAGTTAAACAGCTCAAACAGAAAGGGATTCCTGATGAGAAGATCACAGTAATACCTAATGGTATAGCTATTAAACCTTTAAAAGATCTTCCTCCTTTTGGTTATTTTCGAAAGAATTTTGGTATTAACCAGAAATTTATGATTTTATTTGTTGGTCGGATTCATAAAATTAAAGGTATTGATTTTTTGATAAGATCTTTTTCAATATTTGTTCAGAATTGGGACAAACAAGAAGTAGCTTTAATCATTATTGGTCCTGATGAAGGTTATCGTTCTAATTTAGAAAATCTTGTAAAAAGGCTTGATATTTCTAAATATATTAAATTTATAGATAATATTTCCTGTGTGAATTTTGCTTATCAGGATGCTGATTTACTTGTCTATCCCTCTATTTATGAGATTTTTGGTCTTGTTCCTTTTGAAGCAGTTCTTTGTGGCACACCAGTTATTGTTACTGATGGGTGTGGGTGTGGTGAGATAGTTAAGGAGGCTGAATGTGGCTATATAATTCCTTATGGGGATGAATTATGTTTGGCAGAAATGATTAATTACGTACTTTTACATCCCGAAGAAAATAGGAAAAAAATATTATGTGGCAAAAATTATATTTATAAAAATTTGGACTGGGTTTATATTGTAAAAAGGGTAGAAAAAATATATGAAAATTTAATTATTTGTAGATAATTATGATTATTGGAGGAATATACCATGAAGAAAGGAATTATTAATCATCCCAATACAATTAATATAACTCCTCTAAACAATCTCCTTAAAATTTTAACAATGATCAATTGTGACATTCATTGTATTTTTGGAATTTATGAATTTCAGCATCATGAAAAAAATCAAAATATAACCTGTGAAGTGATTTACAATAAGCAGTATAATAATTATTTTTTTAGAATTCTAAATTATTTTAATTTACAAATTAAACTAATCAAGGCAATATTAAAGCAAAAAAAGGACATTGATGTTTTTATATTTTTTATTGGCGGAGATACTCTTTTACTTCCAATTATATGTGCAAAATTATTTGGGAAAAAAGTTATTTTGTTGTTGGCTGGTTCATCTATAAAAACACATCACACAAATCAAGATAAGTTAACTGTAATGTTAAAGATTATCCGTAAACCTTGTCTTTTTTTTGCCGATAATATTCTAATCTATTCAAAATTATTAATTCAGGATTACCAACTTGAATCGTATCAACATAAAATAATAATAGCTGGAGAACATTTTATTGATTTCAATATATTCAATATTATTACACCATTAAATAAACGTCCTTTTCTTATAGGATATATTGGGCGTCTTAGTGAAGAAAAAGGAATTCTAAATTTTATCTTGGCATTAAAGATTCTTCTAAGAGAAAATGATGGCTTAAATATCCTTATTTGTGGCGATGGACAGTTGAAAGAATCGATTGAGATTTATATCACAGAATCCGGTCTCACTGAAAGAGTGCAGATTTCAGGCTGGATATCTCATAATGAGATACCAAAATATTTAAATCAATTACGTCTTCTTATCCTTCCATCTTATACTGAAGGTCTTCCGAATATAATTCTTGAAGCTATGGCCTGTGGTACTCCTGTACTCGCGACTCCAGTAGGTGCTATACCGGACATTATAAATAATGGCATAAATGGTTTTATAATGGATAACAATTCCCCAAAGTGTATTGCAGAAAGTGTAAACAGGGTCTTAAAAATTTCAAATTTGGAAGAAATTGTCAAGAATGGGAATATATTTGTTTATGAAAATTATTCATTTGAAAAAACATTATATCAATGGAGTAATATAATTAAACATATAATATAATTTAGTTTGACAAGTATTACATAAAAAATAAAATTGGAGAATATTAATAATGACTAATAAAGTCATAAGCAGAAAAAGTGAAAAAAAAAATATACGCTATTATTTGTATTTTCTAATTATTGTATCAATTAGTATTTTTTTTAGAAATTATTATCTTTTAAGACTAAACTTTCTTGTTTTAGATGGGGATGCAATAATAATAACCAAAAGTATTGAAAGATTATTAGCAAACGGTCTATCTGAAATAGGTTATTCAAATGGTTTTGGCTATCAGTTGTTTGCTGCAATAATATCTATAATGACAAATATTTCAGCTATAAATTTTCAAATATATTTTAGACCGGCACTTGGTACAATTTTCATCATTATTAGTTATTTATTTTATTATTGCTTTTTAAAAGAAAAAAAACTCATAACACTCTCAGTATTATTATTATTATTATCTCCAATGACGCTCTTTGAAACTACACGTGGGTCACATTTTTTTATGACTTTATCTTTTTTTATGTTACTAATATATCTTTTTATAAATTATTTCAAAAAAAAAGATATAAATTGGCTTCTATTAATTTTAATTGTATTTTTTACTTTTTCTTCGACAAATTTTTATTTTATTTTAATTGGTGTTTGTGTATTTATGATAATTATTCTCGCCGATTATTATTTTAAGAGGTGTGATAAAATATCGGGTGGAAAAATAAATTATTTATTAAGCCAACATGTAATAATTTCTATAATAATTTTATCTATACTTGGCCTAACAATTGTTTATATTTATTCTCCTATGCTTGAAATGTCATTATGGACATTTCAAAATATAGGAGATGATTTGTT
The genomic region above belongs to Methanomicrobium antiquum and contains:
- a CDS encoding NAD-dependent epimerase/dehydratase family protein; the encoded protein is MESQKILVTGGAGFIGTNLVNELRNRGHEVLALDLLNNERNGYIRADVKNYRQLESVVKSDKFDYVYHLAAEYGRWNGEAYYENLWQTNVIGTKHMLRLQEELKFRMIFFSSAEVYGDYMGKMSEDVMEKNPIIDTYQMNDYAITKWAGELMCMNSATMFGTETVRVRPVNCYGPGEHYTPYRGFIPKFIYHALYNKPYMVFKGHKRIIDFVEDSCRTWANIVDNFIPGEVYNVGSRPEWEMDIKSYSDLILKAVGRNDSLVTYEESEPFTTKVKTMDFSKAVRDLKHNPIVSPEEGIKRTVEWMKWYYRISE
- a CDS encoding glycosyltransferase family 4 protein — translated: MNILFIHEVDYNKKVIFDMHELAESLSVLGHSIYLIDYQDTWQRENLIDFGYIKTKEFSNKKRIYDEASICLIRPGFFKIPGFDRFSAMISHYYAIKSTIKKYNIDVIILYSVPTNGIQSILLAKKYEVPVVFRSIDNLHGLVKSKTLSKFTFYFEKYVYKNVDCIIALTPKLADYVINFGAKKEKVKLLLFGTDTKKFHPSIDVSELKNAMHIGSSDRIIIFIGTFFDFSGLDLYVRKFSQVVKEIPEAKLILVGGGPLFERVKLLINELNLTECILLTGFQQFELMPEFINLADLCINPFQINDTTRDIIPGKVYQYLACAKPVLATPLQGMKELLPNENYGIIYSDIDDFAKNTIKILKDESALKKIGIAGFRHCIENNDKLSIVKQLEQIICDLECYSKSVEVNNNEY
- a CDS encoding NAD-dependent epimerase/dehydratase family protein codes for the protein MDRVEDSFINKTVLVTGGAGAIGGNLVRKLIDLDTKKITILDNLSSSYEWNIPKSDKVQFIKGDILDDVKLKWVFKSKPDIVYHLAAHFANQNSVDKPETDLMINGLGILKVLEYAQLCDVERFIYSSSGCGVYGLDSKMPFEEHDVSINLHTPYQVTKLLGELYTNYYHNLYNLPIVNARFFNSFGPGEVPGKYRNVIPNFFYWSMKGLPLPITGTGEETRDFTYVGDITDGLLAMAHYEKAIGEAFNLGASREIMIKDLASWINELTGNDAGINFKERRDWDAKSRLLSCINKAGNVLNYKPKVEFRDGLKETHQWFVDNWDNIQKFAEF
- a CDS encoding glycosyltransferase family 4 protein, with the protein product MKKGIINHPNTINITPLNNLLKILTMINCDIHCIFGIYEFQHHEKNQNITCEVIYNKQYNNYFFRILNYFNLQIKLIKAILKQKKDIDVFIFFIGGDTLLLPIICAKLFGKKVILLLAGSSIKTHHTNQDKLTVMLKIIRKPCLFFADNILIYSKLLIQDYQLESYQHKIIIAGEHFIDFNIFNIITPLNKRPFLIGYIGRLSEEKGILNFILALKILLRENDGLNILICGDGQLKESIEIYITESGLTERVQISGWISHNEIPKYLNQLRLLILPSYTEGLPNIILEAMACGTPVLATPVGAIPDIINNGINGFIMDNNSPKCIAESVNRVLKISNLEEIVKNGNIFVYENYSFEKTLYQWSNIIKHII
- a CDS encoding DUF362 domain-containing protein, which encodes MNTDYRAFITKITDLEKDVSNSLDHIEWKNQISNDSLVFVKPNFTYPFHKPGITTTPELLEILLAKLKDRADRVIIGESDGGNHSFSADDGFKGHNMYKICSNTGTELVNLSKIPATYVEDKILNKKVKVQVPDILINDVDCFISVPVLKVHAMTTITLSMKNLWGCYPDTMRGLYHKNLAYKLTLLTKLLKPQIIVIDGINALNKHGPMHGEAVKSDLLISANNPVVADSLGTSLMGFQVNDIEHIKIAEREGLGTTELNEVRFNQDWKQYQMKFSVNRTLIDSVSILPFNSECMAKIVMDSPIKPIIYGIATKLKNKDEEVVNQDLKRVSK
- a CDS encoding glycosyltransferase family 4 protein; this translates as MKILHVIQFFSPSFGGSVMIPYHLSNGLVKEGHDVTIITSDYNYDSGFAQSLNGVEVIPFKVVINYGMFFYSPEIKKWLKDNLQKFDIIHLHNFRSYQNVVVSRYAHNYGIPVIIQPHGSFPKIIEKKWLKYLFDIVWGKNLIKLAKQIVAVSQSEVKQLKQKGIPDEKITVIPNGIAIKPLKDLPPFGYFRKNFGINQKFMILFVGRIHKIKGIDFLIRSFSIFVQNWDKQEVALIIIGPDEGYRSNLENLVKRLDISKYIKFIDNISCVNFAYQDADLLVYPSIYEIFGLVPFEAVLCGTPVIVTDGCGCGEIVKEAECGYIIPYGDELCLAEMINYVLLHPEENRKKILCGKNYIYKNLDWVYIVKRVEKIYENLIICR
- a CDS encoding B12-binding domain-containing radical SAM protein; translation: MKDTKISLINLPRNSRYPQPPLGLASLAAVLEKEEFFSEIIDSNALNLSMDDIAEKTRNSDIVGISAMTPSINIAIILAKKIKELNPKAIVILGGPHPTILPEDTLRKSESIDLVIRGEGENTILEVAKSIENKKSFNNILGISYKLGNNIQNNPNRELISDLDSLPFLAYHLLPLKKYKFHPPHGRKRAHMAMLTSRGCPYKCTFCSKSVFGDIPRYQSPNRIVNEIEYLYDNFNVREIDFYDDTFTLRKERVIEFTQELKERNLDIEWTCEARVNLINQVLLNAMQKSGCYLVSFGIESGNQHILNTLNKKITLRQIRNAVEITHHAGIESVGYFMLGSPGETPDTIRNTIDFAKSLPLDYVQFSIATPFPGTAFYDEYIKSHAISENWEDFIYANLDSGKQPVFETELLSKNDLSMLNDQAYKEFYLRLSYFKQRIMSIHSLNDLRNNFGGAKMLINMIRR
- a CDS encoding glycosyltransferase family 2 protein; translated protein: MILIAMPAYNEERFIAKTILGAKRYSDSILVVDDGSSDLTSEISQALGANVIVHEINKGYGGALKTIFTEAFNQDADFLVIIDADGQHNPEEIPMLLNSFKLSSCDLVIGSRFLNSAKKSIPLYRKFGMKILDTATNMAASKCMCSVSDSQSGFRAYNKKAIRAIAPNLSGDDMSAGSEILLLASEAGLQLCEVPIKVRYDIEDTSSENPVKHGLSVLSKIVGFISFKKPLYFFGLPGGFLCLLGFLAGLYTVGEYHTAGTFHYVVFLLAILIMVFGMLLFTSGLILNSIVRLMNSNNHSID